The segment GTCGGTGGACAACAACACCTCGAAGGCTTCGGCCAGTAGAGCGACGTCCTCGGCAAGCAACACGGTAATCGTCATACGTCTGCCTTTGCCCTCGGGATGGTGGCCACGACTCGAAACTCGGTACCCGATGCCGTCTTGCCGGCTGTGAGTCTGCCTCCGACGTCCTCGACCTGGCGGGTCAGTGCAGCGATCCCGGTTCCCGTACCTGCGTCGGTCTCCTCACGGGTGACGCCGTCGTTGGTGAAATCGAAGACGTCGCAGTCCTTCTCGGCGGTGACTCGAACGGTGCACCTGCGCGGGTGAGCATGCTTGAGCATGTTGGTGGACGATTCACGTACGACCGCGGCGAAGACGCGGTCCACGTCGCTGCTAGGCGGGGCCTCCACCGAGGTGAAGCAGTCGATGCCCAGCCGGGCACACATCGCTTCGACGGCTGCCAGCTCCGACGCAAAGTCATCCAGAATGGGTCCGCTGGTAATCCTCCTGAGATCGGCCTGACCACTGTTGAGAACGTCGTGCACGTGCCCGAGCTGCTCGCGCGCCATCTCCGGCTGATTCTCGAACATCTGCAATGCGGCCTGGTTGCGTAGCTGCGCGGTCACCAGAGTTCGGCCGATGACATCGTGCAGATCCCGTGAAATCCTATGGCGCTCAGCGTCGACGAGCAGTCTGGCAACTTGTTCACGTGATGCATGCAGTGCGTCGAGTGCGCGCGCAAGTTCGGTGAGTGCGATCAGCACGATGGTCACGCCGAGGGTGAACAGCGTGATGATGAATGCTTGTAGGGGTTCAGCCCGGTCCACGTCGACGGTGACGACCGTCGCGATAACGAATACCCCGCCGACGACCGCTGGCGCCCA is part of the Rhodococcus sp. SBT000017 genome and harbors:
- a CDS encoding sensor histidine kinase, producing the protein MTTQTTDARRDERFPSSLVAFIASWFVVALFTFIALTTVFDHREIIGFGLATLSAAIVVFVAVVMILAQRMFVYGRVDPRLAAAAWTAIPLGMVVVPISEVWEMCAMSVAISSTLVRGRWAPAVVGGVFVIATVVTVDVDRAEPLQAFIITLFTLGVTIVLIALTELARALDALHASREQVARLLVDAERHRISRDLHDVIGRTLVTAQLRNQAALQMFENQPEMAREQLGHVHDVLNSGQADLRRITSGPILDDFASELAAVEAMCARLGIDCFTSVEAPPSSDVDRVFAAVVRESSTNMLKHAHPRRCTVRVTAEKDCDVFDFTNDGVTREETDAGTGTGIAALTRQVEDVGGRLTAGKTASGTEFRVVATIPRAKADV